CACGCGTACGTTTACTTCCTGGTAACGGACGTATGGTTATTAACAACCGTGAAATCGATGACTATTTCGATCTTGAAACACTTAAGCTTATCTCTAAGCAACCACTAGTTGAAACTGGTACTGAAGGCACTTACGATATTTTCGTAAATGTTAACGGTGGTGGATTCACTGGACAAGCAGGCGCAATTCGTCACGGTATCGCTCGTGCACTACTACAAGCTGATCCGGAATCACGCGCAACACTTAAGAGTGCTGGCTTCCTAACACGTGATGCTCGTATGAAAGAACGTAAAAAATACGGTCTTAAAGCAGCACGTCGTGCACCTCAGTTCTCAAAACGTTAATATGGTTTTCAAAACCTCTGGCCTATGGCCGGGGGTTTTTTTGTATTTAGAAAAGATTTGCTACTATGGTCTTTTTAACAAAAGACTTGAGAATTATTCATTATGAAGCCTGAATGAATTACCAATTTATTTGCTGTATACTCCCCAACTCTTGAGTGAGACTAAAACAATATGATTCGAGAGGATGGGTGAGATGGACAACGTTATTACTGTATTCAAGGAACGTCAGCGTCATAAACGCCTTGAATTCGAACGACGAGTGTTGATTGAAATTTCATTGAAAGAGTTATCGGATAACATAAGAGAACTGTTTTCTCCATTTTTCTCAGAGGCTATTCTGTATAAAGGTGATGTGGAGAATGTTTGTATGGACATTGCGATTGAAGCGTATTTACTTGGTGCTGAGTATAGCAAGTTTTCCTATTATGGAGAATCAATGTCGACAGCGCATAAACGGTGCTTCAAAT
The Pseudalkalibacillus hwajinpoensis genome window above contains:
- the rpsI gene encoding 30S ribosomal protein S9, which codes for MAQVQYNGTGRRKNSVARVRLLPGNGRMVINNREIDDYFDLETLKLISKQPLVETGTEGTYDIFVNVNGGGFTGQAGAIRHGIARALLQADPESRATLKSAGFLTRDARMKERKKYGLKAARRAPQFSKR
- a CDS encoding DUF2521 family protein, which produces MDNVITVFKERQRHKRLEFERRVLIEISLKELSDNIRELFSPFFSEAILYKGDVENVCMDIAIEAYLLGAEYSKFSYYGESMSTAHKRCFKLEKALIEALFDYWLFWKTSAVYEESLQITCDVFVSNWWKAGYEKGTMRRRLRLQ